The Pan troglodytes isolate AG18354 chromosome 1, NHGRI_mPanTro3-v2.0_pri, whole genome shotgun sequence genome includes a region encoding these proteins:
- the ASCL5 gene encoding achaete-scute homolog 5 — protein MNNNFCRALVDRRPLGPPSCMQLGVVPPPRQAPLPPAEPLGNVPFLLYPGPAEPPYYDAYAGVFPYVPFPSAFGVYEYPFEPAFIQKRNERERQRVKCVNEGYARLRGHLPGALAEKRLSKVETLRAAIRYIKYLQELLSSAPDGSTPPASRGLPGTGPCPAPPAAPRPDRPGDGEARAPSSLVPESSESSCFSRSPFLESEESCH, from the coding sequence ATGAACAATAACTTCTGCCGGGCTCTGGTGGACCGGAGGCCTCTGGGGCCCCCCAGCTGCATGCAGCTGGGCGTCGTGCCCCCTCCCCGGCAGGCGCCCCTGCCCCCCGCCGAGCCCCTGGGCAACGTGCCCTTCCTGCTGTACCCGGGCCCAGCAGAGCCGCCCTACTACGACGCCTATGCGGGGGTGTTCCCCTACGTGCCCTTCCCCAGCGCCTTCGGGGTCTACGAATACCCCTTCGAGCCAGCCTTCATCCAGAAGCGCAACGAGCGCGAGAGGCAGCGAGTCAAGTGCGTCAACGAGGGCTACGCGCGCCTCCGCGGCCACCTCCCCGGCGCCCTGGCTGAGAAGCGACTCAGCAAGGTGGAGACGCTGCGCGCCGCCATCCGCTACATAAAGTACCTGCAAGAGCTGCTGAGCTCGGCCCCCGACGGCTCGACGCCCCCCGCTTCCCGCGGCCTCCCGGGCACCGGGCCCTGCCCCGCGCCGCCCGCCGCCCCCCGTCCCGACCGCCCTGGCGACGGCGAGGCCCGGGCGCCCTCCTCCCTGGTGCCGGAGTCATCCGAGTCCTCCTGCTTCTCCCGGTCGCCTTTCTTGGAGTCGGAGGAATCCTGCCATTGA